The genomic stretch AACGCCCGCACTCACAGCGCATTCAAGAATACGGTTATCATCAGGATCATTCTTAATAACGGCAACTTTATGAGTGACAACCACCAGTTCAACGAGTTCAGAAAGTTCATGGGCTATCTGCTGTACAACAGAAACCGGTAGTCGAAACTTCTTATCGACCAGGACCTCCGCCAATTCCTTAAGGATATCTTGAGACAAAGCGATCCTGATTTTTCCCGAAATCCCCATATCCAGAATATCACGGCTTTTTCCGCCAAACATGATTGCCGAAATAAGAACATTTGTATCCAAAACTATCTTCAAACCATTACCCTTTCCTGAGGCGATAATCGGCAATGGCCCCGGCAATGTCCTTTTCCTTTAACCCGACCGCTTTAACATGTTGCCTGGTTGACCGAAAAATCCCTTTCCACACGCGTTTTTTGGCAATGTACGCCCGCGCCGCTTC from Candidatus Omnitrophota bacterium encodes the following:
- a CDS encoding putative toxin-antitoxin system toxin component, PIN family; translation: MKIVLDTNVLISAIMFGGKSRDILDMGISGKIRIALSQDILKELAEVLVDKKFRLPVSVVQQIAHELSELVELVVVTHKVAVIKNDPDDNRILECAVSAGVDCIVSGDAHLLSLGYFKKIEILSPSDFLKTHPLA
- a CDS encoding ribbon-helix-helix domain-containing protein; protein product: MKTQTVNISFSDELLRDIDSVSREEARSRSEFIREAARAYIAKKRVWKGIFRSTRQHVKAVGLKEKDIAGAIADYRLRKG